From a single Octopus sinensis unplaced genomic scaffold, ASM634580v1 Contig10522, whole genome shotgun sequence genomic region:
- the LOC115228448 gene encoding uncharacterized protein LOC115228448 has product MGVGVKGGCEATVHAVRDFTEFSHSAYNDCILAKLDMKNAFNCIDRSCFLKECSKHNIPLLPMASMCYGSTPELMIDGHTILSSSGVQQGDPLGPLLFSMGVNPTAHAVKSPLNVWYLDDITIGGPAHQVILDIKSFAVSLNKIGLQLNPSKCEIINLNANEEDFATIVEKYHSVLPGGIITRKGSLEVLGSPIFPEGIEKILSGKLSTFEFMSSRLSILDAHEGFFLLKNFISLPKLQHVLRSAPCFINPELLKELETGLKHSAENLCNIRFDEASWTQATLPIRFGGIGLRSPADIALPAFLSSRLSCDSLMLGRPVFYVNLPPLGRGL; this is encoded by the exons ATGGGTGTCGGTGTTAAAGGTGGCTGCGAAGCCACTGTCCACGCCGTGAGGGATTTTACAGAGTTTTCACACTCTGCTTATAACGACTGTATTCTTGCTAAATTGGACATGAAAAATGCCTTTAATTGCATCGACCGCTCATGCTTCCTTAAAGAATGCAGCAAACATAACATTCCATTACTCCCGATGGCCAGCATGTGCTACGGTTCCACACCTGAACTAATGATAGACGGACACACGATCTTATCCTCCTCTGGGGTGCAACAAGGTGACCCCCTTGGTCCATTACTCTTCTCCATGGGCGTTAACCCAACAGCACACGCCGTAAAATCACCGCTCAACGTTTGGTATCTGGATGACATTACCATTGGTGGTCCTGCTCACCAAGTCATCTTGGATATCAAATCATTCGCTGTAAGTCTGAACAAAATTGGATTACAGTTGAACCCTTCAAAATGTGAGATCATAAACCTCAACGCCAACGAGGAAGATTTCGCGACTATAGTGGAAAAATATCACTCAGTCTTACCGGGTGGCATTATAACCAGGAAAGGGTCGCTTGAAGTCTTAGGATCTCCCATTTTCCCGGAAGGAATCGAGAAAATACTGTCCGGAAAATTATCCACTTTTGAGTTTATGTCAAGCAGGCTATCCATCCTGGACGCTCACGAAGGGTTTTTCTTGTTGAAAAACTTCATATCACTTCCCAAGCTACAACACGTTCTCCGCTCTGCCCCCTGCTTTATAAACCCTGAACTTCTCAAAGAACTGGAAACAGGGCTGAAACACAGTGCCGAAAATCTCTGCAACATTCGTTTTGACGAAGCCTCGTGGACCCAAGCCACGCTTCCAATACGATTCGGAGGCATTGGTCTCCGCTCCCCAGCAGATATTGCATTACCCGCTTTCCTCTCTTCTCGATTGTCGTGTGACTCACTG ATGTTGGGACGACCTGTATTCTATGTCAATTTACCACCACTTGGAAGAGGTCTCTGA